The genomic DNA TATGCTTGTAATATCGTCAAGTTCCATAAGATAACCGCATTTTAAAGAGGCTGAAAGAGAGTCAGCTCCTTTGGTTTCTACAGCAACTACCGGCACATTTGACAGATTATTTTTGACCAGACCTTCAATGACACCGCAAAGCAAACCTCCGCCTCCAACCGATAAAACAGTGATATCGGGTATAAGTCCTTGTTGGACGACTTCATCAATAATAGTAGAATGCCCTTTCCAGAGAATGGGATCGTCAAAAGGATGAATATAAGCACTACCAGTCTTGGATATATCTAAAGCATATTTATGGGAATCATTCCAATTTTTTCCTTGAATAATTACTTTAGCTTTCTGTTGATCTATGGCTTTAATAGCATTTTTTGATGTGGACTCTGGTACAACAACGGTAACAGGGATGCCGAGCTTTCTACCCGAATAAGCAACAGCTATTCCGGCATTGCCTCCAGATGAACTAACAAATTCAGTTGCGCCTTGCTCAACATTTTTTTTGCATGCGTATCCAATTCCTCGCAGTTTAAATGATCCAGTAGGCTGCAGAGCTTCCATTTTAAGCCAGACGCGTCCTTCAATTGCTTGAGCTAAGGGCAAAGACTCAATTAATGGAGTTTCTATGTGTAAGTGTTTACTTTTCATTATTAGTTCTTCACTAAATTTAAATCAATTTTTCATTTTTAAGTACTTGAATTATGCTTTGTTCACTATATCCTTCAATGCGAGTATTGTTTATAAAAATTAAAGGAACGCCAGATCCTTGTAAAGCCTTAAAATTTTTATAAATAGCTTCAGACGATTGAACATCATATTCAATATATTTAACTTTATATTTTTCAAAAAGTTGTTTAGCAAGCTTACAATACCCGCAATAATTTGCTGAAAACATAATTATTTTTGTTTCAGGATCAGGCATAAGGTCTGAAAGATTAACCGAGCTATTATCTTTTTTTGATGTAAAAATTATTATTATGGCTACAACTAATATTGCCACTGCAATTTTTATAATATAATTTGCTGATAAGCTTGCAGGTTTATTGTTTTGGACTTCTTCTCGATTTATTAACGGTGGATTGGAATTATCATTGTTATATTTCGAATATATTATTTGACATTTAGGGCATTGCCCTTCAGGAGCATAATCTGTTGATTGGCGAATATATTCGCATTTTGGACATTTCTCATTCATATTTTAATTATCCCCCATAAATTACAGCTAAAATTTTGGCTTTATCTTTTTTAGGAGATAAAAGATGCTGAGTTGTTGATAAATAATAAACACTGTCTCCGACCGCTAAATCAAAAGTTTCATTGCCAAGTTTAACTGTAATGTCTCCTTCTAAAACATATATAAATTCCTCACCCTCATGAACTGCTGGATGTTGTTCTGAAGCCTCAAAAAGTTCTACAATTAAGGCTTCCATGTGCCTTCCCTGAACTTCGGGAGCTAAACTTTTGTAAGTATAAACCTGCTTTGCTCCTTTTTTTGAAGTTGATCGTGAAACTATTTTCTGTTCACTTTTTCTTGTAATTGAATATAATTTTTCTCCGACACCAGACACAAGCCTGCTAAACGCTGCATCAAGAGCTTTTGACAGTTTAATTAAAGCTCCAAGTTGCGGTTGTGTTTCATTGTTTTCAATGCTTGATAAAAATTCAATATCAAAGCCTGTAAGACGAGAAAGTTCATCTAATGTTAAGCCTTTTTCCTGTCTTAAACTTCTAATTCTATTTCCAATTTCTTCAACTTTTTTTGTAGGTTCGTTTTTTATATCGCCAGTTAAATCTTCAAAAAAATCAACATTTATAGGATGCACATTTTCTTTTAAATCCATAATTTCCTTACTCCTTTATTTTCTCCCTGTCAAAGTTTTAGGTATTCTGCCTGTATGAGCACATTCTGAACGCAAACGTCTTCCGAC from Desulfobacterales bacterium includes the following:
- a CDS encoding helix-turn-helix transcriptional regulator: MDLKENVHPINVDFFEDLTGDIKNEPTKKVEEIGNRIRSLRQEKGLTLDELSRLTGFDIEFLSSIENNETQPQLGALIKLSKALDAAFSRLVSGVGEKLYSITRKSEQKIVSRSTSKKGAKQVYTYKSLAPEVQGRHMEALIVELFEASEQHPAVHEGEEFIYVLEGDITVKLGNETFDLAVGDSVYYLSTTQHLLSPKKDKAKILAVIYGG
- a CDS encoding pyridoxal-phosphate dependent enzyme encodes the protein MKSKHLHIETPLIESLPLAQAIEGRVWLKMEALQPTGSFKLRGIGYACKKNVEQGATEFVSSSGGNAGIAVAYSGRKLGIPVTVVVPESTSKNAIKAIDQQKAKVIIQGKNWNDSHKYALDISKTGSAYIHPFDDPILWKGHSTIIDEVVQQGLIPDITVLSVGGGGLLCGVIEGLVKNNLSNVPVVAVETKGADSLSASLKCGYLMELDDITSIATSLGAKKVAKNAYEWCHNHEVISHVVSDREALDACFQFSQDHRILVEPACGASLAAVYEPINRLKKEKNILVIVCGGGGVSISQLEEWNNKLSNK
- a CDS encoding glutaredoxin, with amino-acid sequence MNEKCPKCEYIRQSTDYAPEGQCPKCQIIYSKYNNDNSNPPLINREEVQNNKPASLSANYIIKIAVAILVVAIIIIFTSKKDNSSVNLSDLMPDPETKIIMFSANYCGYCKLAKQLFEKYKVKYIEYDVQSSEAIYKNFKALQGSGVPLIFINNTRIEGYSEQSIIQVLKNEKLI